The following proteins come from a genomic window of Miscanthus floridulus cultivar M001 chromosome 2, ASM1932011v1, whole genome shotgun sequence:
- the LOC136528228 gene encoding probable protein phosphatase 2C 72, whose translation MLSAAMDYLKSCWGPASPAGRPRKGSDATGRQNGLLWYKDGGQVVDGEFSMAVVQANNLLEDHSQVESGPLSTSEPGLQGTFVGVYDGHGGPETARYINDHLFKHLRRFASEHKGMSADVIRKAFRATEEGFISVVSDQWSVSPQLAAVGSCCLVGVVCSGTLYVANLGDSRAILGRLVKGTGEVLAMQLSAEHNASYEEVRRELQASHPDDPHIVVLKHNVWRVKGIIQITRSIGDVYLKKPEFNREPLHSKFRLQETFRRPLLSSDPAITVHQIQPTDKFIIFASDGLWEHLSNQEAVDMVQSSPRNGIARKLVKSAMQEAAKKREMRYSDLKKIDRGVRRHFHDDITVIVVFFDSNAMTTAAWSRPSVSLRGGGVPIPSNTLAPFSVPTELNNSY comes from the exons ATGCTATCGGCTGCGATGGATTACTTGAAATCTTGCTGGGGGCCGGCATCACCGGCCGGGCGCCCCCGCAAAGGATCGGACGCCACCGGCCGCCAGAACGGGCTCCTGTGGTACAAGGACGGCGGGCAGGTCGTCGATGGTGAGTTCTCCATGGCCGTGGTCCAGGCCAATAACCTGCTGGAGGACCATAGCCAGGTTGAATCCGGGCCGCTGAGCACATCGGAGCCTGGACTGCAAGGCACCTTCGTCGGGGTCTATGATGGGCACGGTGGCCCGGAGACGGCGCGGTACATCAATGATCATCTCTTCAAGCACCTGAGGA GATTCGCATCTGAGCACAAGGGCATGTCAGCAGATGTGATTCGGAAGGCATTCCGAGCGACTGAGGAGGGTTTCATTTCTGTAGTTAGTGACCAATGGTCAGTGAGTCCTCAGTTAGCAGCTGTAGGCTCTTGCTGTCTAGTTGGCGTGGTTTGCAGCGGAACTTTATATGTTGCAAACCTTGGGGACTCCCGTGCTATTCTTGGGAGACTTGTCAAGGGAACTGGAGAGGTTTTGGCAATGCAGCTCTCAGCAGAACACAATGCATCCTATGAGGAGGTTAGACGAGAGCTGCAGGCATCACATCCTGATGATCCCCATATTGTGGTCCTAAAACACAATGTTTGGCGTGTAAAGGGTATTATCCAG ATAACAAGGTCAATTGGAGATGTGTATCTGAAGAAACCAGAGTTCAATAGAGAACCTTTGCACAGCAAGTTTCGTCTTCAGGAAACTTTCAGAAGACCACTTCTTAGTTCCGATCCAGCAATTACTGTACACCAAATACAGCCAACTGATAAGTTCATCATTTTTGCATCTGATGGACTCTGGGAGCATCTTAGTAATCAGGAAGCGGTTGACATGGTCCAAAGTAGCCCGCGTAAT GGAATTGCTCGAAAGTTAGTAAAGTCTGCAATGCAGGAAGCAGCAAAGAAGAGGGAGATGCGGTATTCAGACCTCAAGAAAATTGATCGGGGGGTGAGGCGGCACTTCCACGATGATATAACTGTCATTGTGGTGTTTTTCGATTCAAATGCCATGACAACTGCTGCCTGGAGCAGACCCTCGGTCTCTCTCCGAGGGGGTGGGGTTCCAATCCCTTCAAACACCCTTGCTCCATTCTCAGTTCCCACAGAGCTAAACAACTCTTACTGA
- the LOC136539419 gene encoding NEP1-interacting protein-like 1: protein MDLSPSSSPSSVPVPAGPCQWSGARLGSAACGLAGRVLCAVATCVLAAVGSLVGAVTGSMLGLATESGMLRGAGIGAISGAVFSIEVAESSRDLWHSADSGVWSLLYMVDIISGLLSGRLVREKVGPAVRSAVQSQISAMSSPFEETSDLFETGSVRGLPESAVRRLPETLIAEDTAVDAAGQALCCSVCLQDFRVAEPARRLPGCRHLFHVPCIDCWLVRHGSCPLCRRDI, encoded by the exons ATGGACCTGTCTCCCAGCTCGTCGCCGTCATCCGTGCCGGTGCCGGCGGGGCCGTGCCAGTGGTCCGGCGCCAGGCTCGGCTccgcggcgtgcgggctggccgGCAGGGTGCTCTGCGCCGTCGCCACCTGCGTCTTGGCGGCCG TGGGGTCGCTGGTCGGGGCGGTGACGGGGTCCATGCTCGGGCTGGCGACCGAGAGCGGGATGCTGCGCGGCGCCGGCATCGGGGCCATCTCCGGCGCCGTCTTCTCCATCGAGGTCGCCGAGTCGTCCCGCGACCTCTGGCACTCGGCCGACTCCGGCGTCTGGTCCCTCCTCTACATG GTGGACATCATCTCCGGCCTCCTGAGCGGCAGGCTGGTCCGGGAGAAGGTGGGGCCGGCGGTTCGGAGCGCCGTGCAGAGTCAG ATCAGCGCCATGAGCTCGCCGTTCGAGGAGACGAGCGACCTGTTCGAGACCGGCAGCGTCAGGGGCCTCCCCGAGTCCGCGGTGCGCCGGCTGCCGGAGACGTTGATCGCGGAGGACACCGCCGTGGACGCGGCGGGCCAGGCGCTGTGCTGCTCGGTGTGCCTGCAGGACTTCCGGGTGGCCGAGCCCGCGCGGAGGCTGCCCGGGTGCCGCCACCTCTTCCACGTGCCCTGCATCGACTGCTGGCTCGTCAGGCACGGTTCCTGTCCGCTGTGCCGGCGAGACATCTGA
- the LOC136536904 gene encoding uncharacterized protein: MNSSGSVSRALLLEAKLCSVKQGTLSITDYCRRLETMVASLAEFGDPIGDRQLVLTLFRGLNEKFCHMVSNMKMQRPFPTFDGARTLLLLEEIDLNNITADDTHATPPAPSALVTAPTPPPQRPPTPAPAGSGTPAGSHNPHRHGRSGKSSGGTGGPRHGGGAPSGLGMGHTNPWSGTV, encoded by the coding sequence ATGAATTCCTCGGGCAGCGTGTCTCGCGCCCTACTGCTGGAGGCTAAATTATGCTCCGTCAAGCAGGGCACCCTCTCCATCACGGACTACTGTCGCCGCCTTGAGACGATGGTCGCCTCCCTCGCCGAGTTCGGTGATCCGATTGGTGATCGGCAACTCGTCCTCACCCTCTTCCGTGGCCTCAACGAGAAATTTTGCCACATGGTGTCGAATATGAAGATGCAGCGGCCCTTCCCCACGTTCGACGGGGCACGCACGCTGCTGCTCCTCGAGGAGATTGACCTCAACAACATCACTGCTGACGACACTCATGCCACACCACCGGCGCCGTCGGCCCTGGTCACTGCACCAACACCACCTCCGCAGCGCCCTCCTACACCGGCCCCCGCTGGTTCCGGCACCCCTGCTGGATCGCACAACCCGCACCGCCATGGACGTAGTGGCAAGTCTAGTGGTGGCACTGGTGGACCTCGACATGGTGGTGGCGCACCATCTGGCCTAGGCATGGGTCACACCAATCCCTGGTCTGGTACTGTGTAG